Proteins encoded within one genomic window of Synechococcus sp. PCC 7335:
- a CDS encoding NB-ARC domain-containing protein, with protein sequence MSRSLKVSTQHIQTVKTALRRSGWSTQRALAEDLGMALSTVSRFLNGKSVDYAVFLEICDRINLDWQSIAAINPVNTPELDPIDATAVHPRSLSPVYPVTVDPLSVPTIPLQDWGEAIDTNFFHGRQAELQTLEQSIVADGCRLVMLLGIGGIGKTSLAAKLSQQITSDFELVIWRSVRNAPPLSTLLQELVLFLSQQKDTEATLSQLMHWLRTRRCLIVIDNVETLLSAGKSGQYRSGYDDYGEFFRQIGKTRHQSCLIVTGREKPTDIGMLESSQLSIRSFQLGGSPEAAQAIIQAKELTGSSEAIQRLCDRYDANPLVLKIVGTSILSIFDGDISLFLAEKAPIFNDFRRLLDQQVDRLSDLEQTILYWLAINREWTTLSELADDIWPTVARADVFEALESLSWRSLIETRSGFYTQQPVIMEYVTDRLVETVYQSLENLGQQGLPIEPPASIEAGLWYTHALLKSTAKAYIRESQRRMILSPLAKRIQITFVQSQAISQYMQQVLSQLKQSLGGYGIGNFINLCQQLEVDLGGYDFSELPIWQAHLSEQSLANVNFAQADFRNCQFTQSFSGICCLALNPDNTVLAMGDLHSNIHLFQVGSYRHLHTLKGHTDSVFAISFTPDGKYFVSCSGDTTLKLWRVSNYECIRTFEGHQNLVKSAVFSPNGQAIASGGSDNSVKIWDWQTGACLRTLEGHTSAIRTVAFSPTGEKLASASLDHTIRLWNWQSGECIRRLEDHNQGVWSVAFTPDGERLVSGGIDQTVRVWDAQTGKCLNVLSGHQSSVWSTIISPDGQYIASGAQAGMIKIWHLPSGRCEKSLVGHKGWTWALVFSNDGKRLYSGSYKDSTVRIWETQQGHCIKMLSGYTNTVWALAFASGQRLVSGSHDKTVRLWDINSGECLQTLEHSSPVTGLSLSSDESLLASSGGSGGADFSLWSLGSMRGSAQSEVRSEVRFERRLAGHTRAVYAVDFHPSGDWLASAAEDQTVRFWNLADGACLKTLKAHDEMIWSVTFSHDGRLLATGSYDHTAKLWDAETGECVAVLSGHTDQVFSVVFSPDDALIASTSSDGSIKIWAVQTGQCLKTLTGHNGFVCSGTFYPLGDRADPIFVSGGFDSQIKVWAVESGQCLQTLQGHTQTVWSLAFSADGQTLASGDGDATIQLWDTQSWQRLQTIKLPGPYEGMNIAEVTGLSTAQKSALYSLGAVST encoded by the coding sequence ATGTCTCGTTCGCTTAAGGTCAGTACGCAGCATATTCAAACGGTCAAGACGGCGCTCAGACGATCTGGGTGGTCGACTCAACGGGCTTTGGCTGAAGATCTAGGCATGGCGCTCTCCACAGTGAGCCGATTTCTAAACGGTAAATCGGTTGACTATGCGGTTTTTTTGGAGATCTGCGATCGCATTAATCTCGACTGGCAGTCCATTGCAGCCATTAACCCAGTCAACACACCTGAACTAGATCCCATAGACGCTACTGCAGTTCATCCACGTAGCCTATCTCCTGTTTATCCTGTCACTGTTGATCCGTTATCTGTACCGACCATACCTCTTCAGGACTGGGGAGAAGCCATTGATACTAACTTTTTTCACGGTCGTCAGGCCGAGCTACAGACCCTAGAACAGAGTATTGTGGCGGACGGCTGCCGACTCGTCATGCTATTAGGAATTGGTGGCATCGGCAAAACAAGCCTAGCTGCTAAGCTGTCACAACAGATTACCTCCGACTTTGAGCTAGTGATTTGGCGCTCTGTTCGCAACGCTCCACCCTTGAGTACGCTGCTTCAAGAGCTAGTTTTATTTCTATCTCAGCAGAAAGATACTGAAGCAACGCTTTCGCAATTGATGCACTGGCTGCGAACTCGTCGCTGTTTAATTGTGATAGACAACGTGGAAACACTACTTAGCGCTGGTAAGAGTGGTCAATATCGTTCGGGGTATGATGACTATGGCGAGTTCTTTCGGCAGATAGGAAAAACTCGTCATCAAAGCTGTCTGATTGTCACAGGGCGTGAAAAGCCTACCGACATTGGCATGCTAGAGAGTAGTCAGCTATCGATCCGGTCTTTTCAGCTAGGCGGCTCCCCAGAAGCCGCGCAGGCCATTATTCAAGCCAAAGAATTAACAGGTTCGTCAGAAGCCATTCAAAGACTGTGCGATCGCTATGACGCTAATCCGCTCGTACTCAAGATTGTAGGGACATCTATTCTCTCTATTTTCGATGGCGATATCAGTCTTTTTTTAGCAGAGAAAGCACCTATTTTTAATGACTTTCGTCGGCTGTTAGACCAGCAGGTTGATCGTCTCTCTGACTTAGAACAAACTATCCTCTACTGGCTAGCGATCAATCGAGAGTGGACAACATTATCTGAGCTGGCCGACGATATTTGGCCTACCGTTGCCCGGGCGGACGTTTTTGAAGCGCTCGAATCTTTGAGTTGGCGATCGCTGATCGAAACTCGATCGGGTTTCTACACTCAGCAGCCCGTCATTATGGAATACGTCACCGACCGGTTAGTAGAAACGGTTTATCAATCGCTAGAAAATCTCGGCCAACAGGGCTTACCTATAGAGCCGCCTGCTTCTATCGAGGCGGGTTTGTGGTATACCCATGCTCTACTCAAATCAACCGCTAAAGCTTACATCCGCGAAAGTCAACGACGCATGATCCTATCGCCTTTAGCCAAGCGAATACAAATCACCTTTGTTCAATCGCAGGCTATCAGCCAGTATATGCAGCAGGTGCTATCTCAGCTAAAGCAAAGCCTAGGCGGATACGGTATTGGTAATTTCATCAATCTCTGTCAGCAGCTAGAGGTTGATCTAGGTGGCTATGATTTCTCGGAGCTGCCGATTTGGCAAGCGCACCTTTCAGAACAATCTCTTGCTAACGTAAACTTTGCGCAAGCCGATTTTCGAAACTGCCAGTTTACGCAGTCGTTTAGCGGTATTTGTTGTTTAGCTCTAAACCCAGACAACACAGTTTTGGCAATGGGCGATCTTCACAGCAATATCCATCTCTTTCAGGTAGGAAGCTACCGACACCTGCACACCTTAAAAGGACATACCGATAGCGTATTTGCTATTAGCTTTACGCCCGACGGTAAATACTTTGTTAGCTGTAGCGGCGATACCACCCTTAAGCTCTGGCGAGTCAGTAACTACGAGTGTATAAGAACCTTTGAAGGGCACCAAAACTTAGTAAAATCTGCAGTCTTCTCACCTAATGGTCAGGCGATTGCCAGCGGTGGCAGCGATAACAGTGTCAAGATATGGGATTGGCAAACAGGTGCCTGCTTGCGTACTCTCGAAGGTCACACCAGTGCGATTAGAACAGTTGCTTTTTCTCCTACAGGAGAGAAGCTGGCTAGCGCTAGCCTAGACCATACCATCAGGCTTTGGAACTGGCAGAGTGGAGAGTGTATCAGGCGGCTAGAAGACCACAACCAGGGTGTCTGGAGCGTAGCCTTTACGCCTGATGGAGAGCGGCTAGTCAGCGGCGGCATCGACCAAACTGTTCGCGTTTGGGACGCGCAGACGGGGAAGTGCTTGAATGTTCTTTCTGGCCATCAAAGCTCTGTGTGGTCTACGATCATTAGCCCAGATGGTCAATATATTGCCAGCGGCGCTCAGGCCGGCATGATCAAGATCTGGCATTTGCCCTCAGGGCGATGCGAGAAATCTTTAGTCGGTCACAAAGGCTGGACCTGGGCACTGGTGTTTTCAAATGATGGAAAGAGACTGTACAGCGGCAGCTACAAAGACAGTACCGTCCGCATCTGGGAAACTCAGCAGGGCCATTGCATAAAGATGCTCTCTGGCTATACCAATACGGTGTGGGCACTGGCTTTTGCTAGTGGCCAGCGGCTAGTCAGCGGTAGCCACGACAAAACGGTTCGGCTGTGGGACATCAACAGCGGAGAGTGCCTACAAACCCTAGAACACAGCAGTCCGGTAACGGGGCTGAGCCTCAGCTCTGACGAGAGCCTTTTAGCAAGTTCTGGAGGAAGCGGGGGCGCGGATTTTAGCCTGTGGTCGCTTGGCTCAATGCGAGGCTCAGCCCAATCAGAAGTACGGTCAGAAGTACGGTTTGAAAGGAGATTAGCGGGACATACCCGCGCAGTGTACGCGGTTGATTTTCATCCTAGCGGTGATTGGCTAGCGAGCGCCGCTGAAGATCAAACGGTTCGGTTTTGGAACCTAGCCGATGGCGCTTGTCTAAAAACTTTGAAGGCGCATGACGAGATGATCTGGTCAGTGACCTTTTCTCATGACGGTAGGCTATTAGCAACGGGTAGCTACGACCATACGGCTAAGCTATGGGATGCAGAAACTGGTGAGTGTGTTGCGGTCTTATCGGGGCATACCGACCAGGTTTTTTCAGTCGTTTTTAGTCCAGACGATGCGCTTATAGCTAGCACCAGTAGCGATGGCAGTATTAAAATCTGGGCAGTGCAGACAGGCCAGTGTTTGAAAACGCTGACTGGACACAACGGGTTTGTTTGCTCAGGAACGTTCTATCCGTTGGGCGATCGCGCCGACCCTATTTTTGTCAGCGGTGGCTTCGACAGCCAGATCAAAGTTTGGGCCGTAGAAAGCGGACAGTGCCTACAAACGCTACAGGGCCACACCCAAACCGTCTGGTCGCTAGCTTTTAGCGCAGATGGACAAACGCTTGCTAGCGGCGATGGAGATGCCACTATTCAGCTATGGGATACCCAATCGTGGCAGCGCCTGCAAACCATAAAGTTACCGGGGCCTTACGAGGGAATGAATATTGCTGAAGTGACAGGACTATCAACAGCTCAAAAGTCAGCGCTGTATTCATTAGGGGCAGTTTCTACCTAA
- a CDS encoding NB-ARC domain-containing protein: MLRSLKVDSRCIQTVKEALKSNGLFNQRALSEDLGMALSTISRFLNGKPVDYGTFLEICDRLSLDWRVVADSSPTQDLDLTQALDLSSAPALLDPSSTPIQDWGEAIDIDLFCGREAELSLLKETILTERCRLVMLLGIGGVGKTYLATKLAQAICSEFDAVIWRSVRNAPPLEALLQDLVPFLSWQQDMTPTVDRLLHWLRTHRCLLILDNMETILSNDQSGQYRAGYENYGNLLRQIGQTQHSSCLLITGREKPTDIGILESNRLVTRSIVLRGSSAAATAMIKAKKLIGSSESIRQLSQYYDNNPLVLRLVSTSIQSLFEGDIERFLEEEVFVFNSLRRLLDQQFERLSSLEQTILYWLAINREWTTVAELQDDIWPSVSRSDIFEALESLSWRSLIETRSGQCTQQPVIMEYVTERLIQTVYENLETLGMHEGSDENTPLSLNVSAMKNSLLLCTHALSKTTTKDYVRASQQRMNLTPLADKIRSTLIQQQFISSAIQTVLSNLKQILSGYGAGNILNLARSLSIDLSNYDFSKLAIWQADLVDTMLNGVNFTAANFRHCQFNGTFGGVTTVALSPDNTLMALADHLGNIHLWQLEDNQYLRTFRGHTDWVYSVAFSPDGQYLVSGSGDSHLKLWAISNSVCIKTFKGHSQLAMSAVFSPDGQQIASGSSDQTIKLWDLQSGQCQRTLVGHTGALRNVVFSEDGRTLASGSIDQTIRFWDRQSGHCFKTIESPNHGIWEIDFSPNGQLLVSGGNDQTVRIWNVQTGACIRTLTGHQNSVWTVAFDPSGNRIVSGSYDGVIKIWNVHSGECEKSLLGHTSWMWSVVFSKDGKTLYSSNQDRTVRIWNAQTGYCLRTLSGYTNTIWSLAFSANEKTLASGSHDKNIRLWNLVGTDLAEGSVAEQKCSQTIPQNSPVLDLSFFPNSEFLASAGGIAAAELNVWDLNSQRLLRKLEGHSSVVRAVAIHPDGDRIASAGADRVIKLWSLKNGLCLKTLAGHKDLIWTLRFSHDGTMLASAGLEGAVKLWDFEGGTCLKTLEGHKDQTVAIAFSKDDRLLGSVSVDTTIKLWNLQTDQCDRTLTGHTAPVVAIAFSPTQPVVASGSFDGSIKIWDMDSGQCIRTLQEHSQTVSTLDFSPNGKILASGGEDSVIRLWDTQSWQCGQTIPLPGPYEGMNISGATGLSEAQKLALKTLGAAIN; this comes from the coding sequence ATGCTCCGATCTTTGAAAGTTGATAGTCGCTGTATTCAAACAGTCAAGGAAGCTCTAAAGAGTAACGGCCTATTCAATCAGCGGGCGTTGTCAGAAGACTTAGGAATGGCGCTTTCGACAATCAGCCGGTTTTTGAATGGTAAGCCAGTTGACTATGGAACATTCTTGGAGATATGCGATCGCCTTAGTCTCGATTGGCGCGTCGTTGCGGACTCTTCTCCAACCCAAGATCTCGATCTTACTCAAGCTCTTGATCTCAGTTCTGCCCCTGCGCTGCTAGATCCAAGCTCTACGCCTATTCAGGACTGGGGAGAGGCTATCGATATTGACTTATTCTGCGGCCGCGAGGCTGAGCTAAGCCTGTTGAAAGAGACTATTTTGACTGAAAGATGTCGACTAGTCATGCTTTTGGGAATTGGCGGAGTTGGCAAAACCTATCTGGCAACTAAGTTAGCGCAGGCAATTTGCTCTGAATTTGATGCCGTTATCTGGCGTTCTGTGCGTAACGCTCCGCCATTGGAAGCATTGCTTCAAGATTTGGTCCCGTTTTTGTCTTGGCAACAGGATATGACACCAACGGTAGATCGTTTGCTGCATTGGCTACGTACTCACCGATGTCTACTGATTTTAGACAATATGGAAACCATCTTGAGTAATGACCAATCTGGTCAGTATCGAGCTGGGTACGAAAACTATGGTAATCTCCTGCGACAGATTGGACAGACGCAGCATTCAAGCTGTTTGCTGATTACCGGACGCGAGAAGCCGACCGATATTGGCATTTTAGAAAGTAACCGTTTAGTGACGCGCTCTATTGTGTTACGTGGCTCGTCAGCAGCAGCTACAGCAATGATTAAAGCAAAGAAACTGATTGGCTCATCTGAAAGTATTCGACAGCTTAGCCAATATTACGACAACAACCCCCTGGTTCTTAGGCTAGTCAGCACCTCTATCCAATCACTGTTTGAGGGAGATATCGAGCGTTTTCTAGAAGAGGAAGTATTCGTTTTCAACAGTCTTAGACGCTTACTGGATCAACAATTCGAGCGCCTATCCTCTTTAGAACAGACCATTCTCTATTGGCTAGCAATCAACCGAGAGTGGACAACGGTTGCCGAACTACAAGACGATATCTGGCCGTCGGTATCTCGCTCTGATATCTTTGAGGCGCTTGAGTCGCTGAGCTGGCGATCGCTGATCGAAACCCGCTCAGGGCAGTGCACTCAGCAACCTGTGATTATGGAATACGTCACAGAGCGGTTAATTCAAACCGTTTATGAAAACTTAGAAACGCTTGGAATGCATGAGGGAAGTGACGAAAATACACCACTTAGCTTGAATGTCTCGGCGATGAAGAATTCACTGCTGTTGTGTACTCATGCCCTATCTAAGACCACAACTAAAGACTACGTAAGAGCCAGCCAACAGCGGATGAATTTAACGCCTCTAGCAGATAAAATTCGTTCTACGTTGATTCAGCAGCAGTTCATTTCTAGCGCTATCCAAACGGTTCTATCTAACCTTAAACAAATTTTGTCGGGCTACGGCGCAGGCAATATCTTGAACCTTGCTCGCTCGCTGAGTATTGACCTTTCAAACTACGACTTTTCAAAGTTAGCTATCTGGCAAGCCGATCTCGTAGATACAATGCTCAACGGTGTGAACTTTACAGCGGCAAACTTCCGCCACTGTCAGTTCAACGGGACCTTTGGCGGGGTCACTACGGTAGCCTTGAGTCCAGATAATACCCTGATGGCGCTAGCTGACCATCTTGGAAACATTCATCTCTGGCAGCTCGAAGACAATCAGTACTTACGAACGTTTAGGGGACATACCGATTGGGTCTATTCTGTGGCTTTTTCACCCGATGGACAGTATTTAGTTAGTGGAAGTGGCGATAGTCACCTTAAACTCTGGGCAATTAGTAACAGCGTCTGCATCAAAACCTTTAAAGGACATAGCCAACTAGCAATGTCCGCTGTATTCTCTCCAGATGGTCAACAGATTGCTAGTGGCAGTAGCGATCAGACCATTAAACTATGGGATTTGCAGAGTGGGCAGTGTCAAAGAACGTTGGTTGGTCATACTGGAGCCCTTAGAAACGTTGTCTTTTCAGAGGATGGCCGAACGCTGGCTAGCGGTAGCATCGACCAAACGATTAGATTTTGGGACCGGCAAAGCGGCCATTGCTTCAAGACGATAGAAAGCCCTAATCATGGCATATGGGAAATCGATTTTAGCCCAAACGGGCAGCTGTTAGTCAGTGGAGGAAACGACCAAACAGTCAGGATTTGGAATGTCCAAACGGGGGCATGTATTAGAACACTAACGGGCCATCAAAACTCTGTATGGACAGTGGCTTTTGATCCGAGTGGGAACAGAATCGTCAGTGGTAGCTACGATGGTGTCATCAAAATCTGGAATGTTCATTCTGGTGAGTGTGAGAAATCCTTATTGGGTCATACTAGCTGGATGTGGTCGGTAGTCTTTTCAAAAGATGGAAAAACGCTCTATAGCAGTAATCAAGACCGCACTGTGCGCATCTGGAATGCTCAAACGGGTTATTGTCTAAGAACGCTCTCGGGCTATACCAACACAATCTGGTCTTTAGCCTTTTCTGCTAATGAGAAAACGTTAGCTAGCGGCAGTCATGATAAAAATATTCGGCTGTGGAATCTGGTGGGAACAGATCTGGCCGAAGGATCTGTGGCTGAGCAGAAATGTAGCCAGACTATCCCTCAGAACAGTCCGGTCTTGGATTTAAGTTTTTTTCCCAATAGTGAGTTTTTGGCTAGCGCCGGTGGCATTGCGGCAGCAGAACTCAATGTCTGGGATCTAAACAGTCAAAGGCTACTAAGAAAGTTAGAAGGCCATAGCAGTGTTGTACGTGCGGTCGCTATTCATCCTGATGGTGACCGAATAGCTAGCGCTGGTGCAGATCGGGTTATCAAGCTTTGGAGTCTCAAGAACGGTCTATGCCTCAAGACGTTAGCCGGGCACAAAGATTTAATTTGGACGCTGAGATTTTCTCATGATGGAACTATGCTGGCTTCGGCGGGGCTAGAGGGCGCTGTCAAACTGTGGGATTTTGAGGGTGGAACATGTCTTAAAACGCTAGAAGGTCATAAGGATCAAACAGTTGCTATTGCTTTTAGCAAAGATGACAGGCTGCTTGGCAGTGTAAGCGTAGATACCACTATCAAGCTGTGGAACCTACAGACAGATCAGTGCGATCGCACCTTAACTGGACATACAGCCCCAGTCGTAGCGATCGCGTTTTCGCCGACTCAACCTGTGGTGGCTAGCGGCAGCTTTGATGGCAGCATCAAGATTTGGGATATGGACAGCGGACAGTGCATCCGAACGCTACAAGAGCATTCTCAGACAGTTTCGACTTTAGACTTCAGCCCAAACGGAAAGATCCTGGCAAGCGGTGGGGAAGATAGCGTAATCAGGCTCTGGGATACACAGTCATGGCAGTGCGGCCAAACGATACCATTGCCTGGACCCTATGAAGGGATGAATATCTCCGGGGCTACTGGCTTATCAGAAGCCCAGAAGCTGGCTCTAAAAACATTAGGTGCTGCTATCAATTAG
- a CDS encoding VanZ family protein → MAHRSNRRPDHHESNRYKSNRYRRWVGCVIVIFSLAIVVHGTLFPYEFDFSGVGIETAQARLAGLFQKPSLDRAFWVDAFQNILFFMPLGFGLGYLWKEHSYAWHRSGQVLNQQSVSPERNYRRNQHTIFIRLLVFSFCVSLGVELLQLFAPSRNTSVYDLLSNTVGGVLGGWLIVYARQWRKGLSLPLVRAAIALCLLAFLLFFPHHATSLQSWEEFYYLTVGNEVSGGRPWRGEISSLSLSDRVASEREIESFLEKGTPMASTVGNYRFAQGEIVRSPQSLPLLVWKSSSAPTSNQRESVSVSPKRWLITKTAPSELTAALKRNDAFTLTAQVSSTKVEQFGPARIISLSLNNHDRNFTLGQNGSALIFQLATAWTGRNGIWPEFVIPGVFESEDILIPRNVVVTYQNPLLTVYVDDLSQVHQLNLSPRRTWLWTGLNIFRATKTKYWQVRADASTPSQLSSAIYWAICFFLLAILIHAFSSLWQSIKRRSS, encoded by the coding sequence TTGGCGCATCGATCTAATCGTAGGCCTGATCACCATGAATCTAATCGCTACAAATCCAACCGCTATAGACGTTGGGTAGGATGTGTCATCGTCATCTTCAGTTTGGCGATAGTTGTTCACGGCACGCTCTTTCCATACGAGTTTGATTTTTCTGGCGTTGGTATAGAGACAGCCCAAGCGCGGTTAGCAGGCTTGTTTCAAAAGCCGTCGCTAGACCGCGCGTTTTGGGTTGATGCGTTCCAGAATATTCTCTTTTTTATGCCGCTTGGATTCGGTCTAGGATACTTGTGGAAGGAACACAGCTACGCCTGGCATCGATCTGGCCAGGTACTTAACCAACAGTCTGTCAGCCCAGAGCGTAACTACCGGCGTAACCAACATACGATTTTTATACGGTTGCTGGTATTTAGCTTTTGCGTATCGTTGGGGGTAGAGCTGTTACAGCTATTCGCTCCCTCTCGAAACACTTCTGTGTACGATCTGCTATCTAATACAGTTGGCGGCGTACTAGGCGGATGGCTGATAGTTTATGCTCGGCAGTGGCGAAAGGGACTGTCTCTACCGTTAGTAAGGGCAGCGATCGCGCTATGCCTACTGGCTTTTCTGTTGTTTTTTCCGCATCACGCCACATCGCTACAGTCTTGGGAAGAGTTCTACTATCTGACGGTTGGTAATGAGGTATCGGGGGGTCGTCCTTGGCGAGGAGAGATCAGCAGCCTTTCGCTATCTGACCGGGTAGCTTCTGAGCGAGAGATTGAATCTTTCTTAGAAAAAGGAACCCCGATGGCAAGCACGGTGGGCAACTATCGATTCGCTCAAGGAGAAATTGTGCGATCGCCTCAATCTCTGCCGCTGCTCGTATGGAAAAGCTCATCGGCACCTACTAGCAATCAGCGCGAAAGTGTTTCTGTTAGTCCTAAACGCTGGCTCATTACCAAAACGGCTCCTAGCGAGCTAACTGCAGCATTAAAGCGGAACGATGCATTTACCCTCACTGCTCAAGTAAGCTCCACCAAAGTTGAGCAGTTTGGCCCGGCAAGAATTATCTCCCTTTCACTGAATAACCACGATCGAAACTTTACTCTAGGCCAAAACGGCTCGGCCCTGATATTTCAGCTAGCCACGGCTTGGACAGGACGTAATGGCATCTGGCCAGAGTTTGTCATTCCAGGCGTGTTTGAGTCAGAGGATATTTTGATTCCTCGCAATGTGGTCGTCACCTACCAAAATCCGCTTCTTACGGTTTATGTCGATGATCTATCACAGGTTCATCAGCTCAATCTTTCTCCTAGACGAACCTGGCTATGGACAGGACTAAACATCTTTCGAGCTACTAAGACGAAGTACTGGCAAGTCCGGGCAGATGCCTCTACGCCATCTCAGCTATCTAGTGCTATCTATTGGGCAATCTGTTTCTTTCTGCTAGCAATTCTGATTCACGCATTCAGCTCGCTTTGGCAGTCAATAAAAAGAAGATCTTCTTAA
- the rpiA gene encoding ribose-5-phosphate isomerase RpiA, producing MDPVKLMKQEVGRAAAAQVKSGTIVGLGTGSTTAYAIQFIGERIASGELTDIKGIPTSFQASVLAKQHGIPLTTLDEVDHIDIAIDGADEVDPQMNLIKGGGAAHTREKVVDGLAERFVVVVDSSKLSDKIGTIFALPVEVLPMAVSPVTRALEKLGGKVEMRMGIQKDGPVITDQGNMVLDVRFGGIDNPAEMEVTINNIPGVLENGLFVGLASEVLVGEVKDGEATVRSM from the coding sequence ATGGACCCCGTTAAGCTAATGAAACAAGAAGTCGGTCGCGCTGCGGCTGCCCAAGTCAAGTCTGGCACAATCGTCGGACTAGGGACTGGCTCGACGACCGCCTATGCTATTCAGTTTATTGGCGAGCGCATTGCCTCTGGGGAACTGACAGATATTAAAGGCATTCCAACTTCTTTTCAGGCCTCCGTACTAGCCAAGCAACATGGCATTCCCCTAACGACTTTAGATGAAGTAGATCATATTGACATTGCCATCGACGGTGCAGACGAGGTGGATCCTCAAATGAACCTAATCAAAGGCGGTGGGGCGGCGCACACTAGAGAGAAAGTGGTTGATGGATTAGCTGAGCGGTTCGTGGTTGTGGTGGATAGCTCTAAACTAAGTGACAAAATTGGGACGATTTTTGCGCTGCCAGTAGAAGTATTACCCATGGCCGTTTCGCCAGTGACTAGAGCACTAGAAAAGCTAGGCGGCAAAGTAGAGATGCGAATGGGTATTCAAAAAGATGGTCCGGTGATTACAGACCAAGGCAATATGGTACTAGATGTTAGATTTGGTGGCATCGATAATCCAGCTGAGATGGAAGTTACTATCAACAATATTCCGGGCGTATTAGAAAACGGATTGTTTGTAGGGCTAGCGAGTGAAGTGCTAGTGGGTGAAGTGAAGGACGGTGAAGCCACGGTTCGGAGTATGTAA
- a CDS encoding alpha/beta fold hydrolase, which translates to MGSSLFNCGDHLGEQRIWYWRGWRVRYTHVVGSATHSDSSDNPPFLLLHGAGSSLEQWRENLLELARDRPVYALDLVGFGGSEKIAHTVNTALWTQQVADFWETFLGRPMILTGHSLGALVALQTATTYPNQVDRLVMLTLPAARQELGGSASRIGAAVERWFASPLLIRPLFHLIRQPWLIRLALRAIAQRPHKVDSGLVEGFLRPTRDRGAARMFCYLVKSRTSDSFSPLTQEMVEKVQVPTLLLWGKCDRVIPIDWGRYVNTLNDRLCLVEIEDAGHFFYDELALEFHDIVEQWLC; encoded by the coding sequence ATGGGTTCAAGTCTATTCAATTGCGGCGATCATCTTGGAGAACAGCGGATCTGGTACTGGCGCGGCTGGCGAGTTCGCTATACCCACGTCGTTGGATCAGCGACACATTCAGACAGCTCAGATAATCCGCCATTTCTGCTGCTGCATGGCGCGGGCTCTAGTTTGGAGCAGTGGCGCGAAAATTTGCTTGAGCTGGCACGCGATCGCCCTGTATACGCGCTAGATCTTGTTGGCTTTGGCGGCTCTGAAAAAATTGCTCATACCGTTAATACGGCACTATGGACTCAACAAGTTGCTGATTTCTGGGAAACCTTCTTAGGTAGGCCAATGATTTTAACGGGACATTCGTTAGGTGCACTCGTTGCGCTGCAAACTGCCACAACCTATCCTAACCAAGTTGATAGGCTAGTCATGCTAACACTGCCTGCTGCTAGGCAAGAGCTAGGGGGTTCTGCTTCTCGAATTGGAGCGGCTGTAGAAAGGTGGTTCGCATCACCCCTGTTGATCAGACCGCTGTTTCATCTGATTCGTCAACCTTGGTTGATTCGCTTAGCCTTACGAGCGATCGCTCAACGTCCTCACAAAGTAGATAGTGGCCTAGTAGAAGGGTTTTTAAGGCCAACTAGAGACCGAGGGGCAGCTCGCATGTTTTGCTACTTAGTCAAATCCCGAACATCGGATAGCTTCAGCCCCCTTACACAAGAGATGGTCGAAAAAGTGCAAGTGCCGACGCTGCTGTTATGGGGAAAATGCGATCGCGTCATTCCCATCGACTGGGGCCGCTACGTCAATACGCTGAACGATCGGCTCTGCCTAGTTGAGATCGAAGATGCTGGCCACTTCTTCTATGACGAACTCGCTCTCGAATTTCACGACATTGTCGAACAGTGGTTGTGTTGA
- a CDS encoding sigma-70 family RNA polymerase sigma factor: MDSASPNQHEHSPQADSALWQALCAGENAALGQLYDRHAGLVYGISLKMLINPQEAEDLTQDVFIKLVQSKTYDPARGSLRTFLSVLTRSRALDRLRSRQSASRSQQKLRSDYTASSRANIDPATQNVLENEQAETVMAALSQLSDAQRQALQLAYYDGLTQSDIASRLSIPLGTVKARTRRGLLRLRDILATTKEDEQTENMEGRIDQ, translated from the coding sequence ATGGATTCTGCCTCTCCTAATCAGCATGAACACAGTCCTCAGGCTGACTCTGCACTGTGGCAAGCTTTGTGTGCTGGTGAAAATGCAGCTTTGGGCCAGCTGTACGACCGTCATGCTGGCCTAGTTTATGGCATCAGTCTAAAGATGCTAATCAATCCTCAAGAAGCAGAAGATTTGACTCAGGATGTTTTTATAAAATTAGTGCAAAGCAAGACATATGATCCTGCACGGGGATCGTTGCGAACTTTCTTAAGCGTGCTAACGCGATCACGGGCTCTAGATCGTTTGCGATCGCGTCAGTCTGCCAGTCGTTCTCAACAAAAGTTACGGTCAGATTATACGGCCTCTTCTCGAGCGAATATCGACCCGGCTACTCAGAATGTTCTAGAAAATGAACAGGCTGAAACTGTTATGGCGGCGCTCTCTCAGCTTTCCGACGCCCAAAGGCAGGCCTTGCAGCTAGCCTACTATGACGGACTTACTCAATCGGATATTGCTTCACGTCTGAGTATTCCTCTAGGCACTGTTAAAGCCAGAACTCGGCGCGGTCTACTTCGGCTCCGAGATATTTTGGCTACTACAAAAGAGGATGAACAGACAGAGAATATGGAGGGAAGGATAGATCAATGA